Proteins encoded together in one Bradyrhizobium sp. PSBB068 window:
- a CDS encoding ISAs1 family transposase — MRQLKRLLRPLKDPRASNVRHDLVEIIVIALAATLAGAKTCTEFEFFGKGREELLQRFLELRSGIPSHDTFSNVFRALDPKGLEAILRKLSKGFGIKGVVSIDGKALRGAFMRGRQSTPLHMVNVWAAGTRMALAQRKAPNRNEVAGVLEVLASLDLDGALVTADALHCRPDVAQAIRDRKGHYVLAIKSNRGRLFKAAKALLDTARRPARASQRRTAAHDRIERRQAIIVPAPQLAKQHGFPAIVAVGRIDSWRATAGKPAKRTARYFLASRRLPAKKLLDVVRAHWSIENNLHWVLDVLFDEDACRSRKDHAPENLAVIRKLAINALQATPGPARTSHKMLQARWSNDFLLTVLAHMR; from the coding sequence ATGCGCCAACTCAAGCGCCTGCTTCGACCACTCAAGGACCCCCGCGCCAGCAACGTGCGGCACGATCTGGTGGAGATCATCGTCATCGCCTTGGCGGCGACACTGGCCGGCGCCAAGACCTGCACCGAGTTCGAGTTCTTCGGCAAAGGCCGAGAGGAGCTGTTGCAGCGGTTCCTGGAGCTCAGATCCGGCATCCCCAGCCACGATACGTTCAGCAACGTCTTCCGTGCTCTGGACCCGAAGGGGTTGGAAGCGATTTTGCGCAAGCTCAGCAAGGGCTTCGGCATCAAGGGCGTGGTCAGCATCGACGGCAAGGCGTTGCGCGGCGCCTTCATGCGTGGGCGGCAATCCACACCGCTGCATATGGTCAATGTCTGGGCGGCAGGCACACGCATGGCGCTGGCTCAAAGGAAGGCCCCCAATCGCAACGAGGTTGCCGGCGTTCTCGAAGTCCTCGCCTCGCTCGATCTGGACGGCGCTCTTGTCACTGCCGACGCCTTGCATTGCCGGCCCGATGTCGCGCAAGCCATCCGCGACCGGAAGGGCCACTACGTTCTGGCCATCAAGAGCAATCGCGGCCGGCTCTTCAAGGCCGCCAAGGCGTTGCTCGACACCGCCCGACGGCCTGCGCGAGCAAGCCAGCGAAGAACCGCCGCCCACGATCGCATCGAGCGCCGGCAAGCCATCATCGTGCCGGCACCGCAATTGGCGAAGCAACATGGCTTCCCCGCTATCGTCGCGGTCGGCCGCATCGACAGCTGGCGCGCAACTGCCGGCAAGCCTGCCAAGCGGACGGCCCGATACTTTCTGGCTTCGCGGCGGCTGCCAGCCAAGAAGCTGCTCGACGTCGTCCGCGCCCACTGGAGCATCGAGAACAACCTGCACTGGGTTCTCGACGTTCTGTTCGACGAGGACGCTTGCCGCAGCCGCAAGGACCACGCCCCGGAGAACCTTGCCGTCATCCGCAAGCTCGCCATCAACGCCCTGCAAGCCACGCCAGGTCCAGCGCGGACCAGCCACAAAATGCTCCAGGCAAGATGGAGCAACGACTTCCTTCTCACCGTCCTGGCCCATATGCGATAG
- a CDS encoding VWA domain-containing protein, with amino-acid sequence MIKILRRSFVAGMLSLGLALLSLHGAEAQAQGTDTILVLDASGSMWGLVDGQSKISAARQAVDAILSKWNPADRLGVMVYGHRSKGDCKDIELMVPVSTFDPVRIKAAIDGVNPKGKTPISDSLRAAAEALHSTENKANVILVSDGIETCAPDPCAAAAELKKAGIGFTAHVIGLDVADPAAKSQLQCIARATGGVYLDAGNAASLTGALTKAVAATQGTRVASEAPPKPAAADPYLGKNLRGVARLAEGLDPISDEDVNWGIFKRAGDEKGEHVNTFYGAPFADNIAPGDYIVEVTYRQLKREFPLKVEKGKPAALDVILDAGYVTSEGAMAGGVGKVDDVVWQVTDKGGKVVAQEYDAVPRFVLAAGNYTLTLTKGQSKTSKPFTVAAGDSSNVQLTIDVGKLIVTTTYAEGGPKVEKDLVVAVHQPAKPDGDEGDKVAQEYDPESKFDLPGGSYEVKVTVGEARGTASTEVKSGAPTRVTVNLNAGVVGIKTDSAQQIDIYSAERDLNDERKHVAVNYEATYNVALNAGDYVAVATYADGQKVEKPFTIAAGKRQTVEIKQP; translated from the coding sequence GTGATCAAGATTCTTCGCCGCTCGTTCGTTGCCGGTATGCTGTCGCTTGGCCTGGCGTTGCTGTCACTTCACGGCGCCGAGGCGCAGGCACAGGGCACCGACACCATTCTCGTGCTCGATGCATCCGGCTCGATGTGGGGCCTGGTCGACGGGCAGAGCAAGATCTCCGCTGCGCGCCAGGCGGTCGATGCGATCCTGTCGAAATGGAATCCGGCCGATCGTCTCGGCGTCATGGTCTACGGCCATCGCTCGAAGGGCGACTGCAAGGACATCGAGCTGATGGTGCCGGTCAGCACGTTCGATCCGGTGAGGATCAAGGCTGCGATCGACGGCGTCAACCCGAAAGGCAAGACCCCGATCTCGGATTCACTGCGTGCGGCCGCAGAGGCGCTGCACTCGACCGAGAACAAGGCCAACGTGATCCTGGTCTCCGACGGGATCGAGACCTGCGCGCCCGATCCGTGCGCGGCGGCTGCCGAGTTGAAGAAGGCCGGCATCGGCTTCACCGCCCATGTGATCGGCCTTGACGTCGCCGATCCCGCGGCGAAGAGCCAGTTGCAATGCATCGCGCGCGCGACCGGCGGGGTCTATCTCGATGCCGGCAACGCCGCGAGCCTGACCGGCGCGCTGACCAAGGCGGTGGCGGCGACGCAAGGCACCAGGGTCGCCAGCGAGGCGCCGCCGAAGCCGGCGGCGGCCGATCCCTATCTCGGCAAGAACCTTCGCGGCGTCGCGCGGCTCGCCGAAGGGCTCGATCCGATCAGCGACGAGGACGTCAATTGGGGCATCTTCAAGCGCGCCGGCGACGAGAAGGGCGAGCACGTCAACACCTTCTACGGTGCGCCGTTCGCCGACAATATCGCGCCCGGCGATTACATCGTCGAGGTGACCTACCGGCAGCTCAAGCGCGAGTTTCCGCTCAAGGTCGAGAAGGGCAAACCGGCTGCGCTCGACGTCATCCTCGATGCCGGCTACGTCACCAGCGAAGGCGCGATGGCCGGCGGTGTGGGCAAGGTCGACGACGTGGTCTGGCAGGTCACCGACAAGGGCGGCAAGGTGGTTGCGCAGGAGTACGACGCGGTGCCGCGCTTCGTGCTCGCCGCCGGCAATTACACGCTGACGCTGACCAAGGGCCAGTCGAAGACCAGCAAGCCGTTCACGGTCGCCGCCGGCGATTCCAGCAACGTGCAGCTGACGATCGATGTCGGCAAGCTGATCGTCACCACCACCTATGCGGAAGGCGGGCCCAAGGTCGAGAAGGACCTCGTGGTCGCGGTCCACCAGCCTGCGAAGCCCGACGGCGACGAGGGCGACAAGGTCGCGCAGGAGTACGATCCCGAATCGAAGTTCGATCTGCCCGGCGGCAGCTACGAGGTGAAGGTGACGGTCGGCGAGGCGAGGGGCACCGCGAGCACGGAAGTGAAGTCCGGCGCGCCGACCCGGGTCACGGTCAATCTCAATGCCGGCGTGGTCGGGATCAAGACCGACAGTGCCCAGCAGATCGACATCTACAGCGCCGAGCGCGACCTCAACGACGAGCGCAAGCACGTCGCGGTGAACTATGAGGCGACCTACAACGTCGCGCTCAACGCCGGCGACTATGTCGCGGTCGCGACCTATGCCGACGGCCAGAAGGTCGAAAAGCCGTTCACCATCGCCGCCGGCAAGCGCCAGACGGTGGAGATCAAGCAGCCGTAA